GCTGCGATCGCTACCTGTGCGCCTTCTGCTGCTAGCGCGATCGCAGTCGCCTCACCAATGCCAGCCGATGCACCAGTGACGATTGCCACTTTTCCGTCTAATTTCCCAGTCATCCATACTCCTTAATTTCTAAGCTGCGTCTGGCTCCTGCTGTGAAAACGCTAGAATATCTGCTAGCAGAAGGTTAAGCAGAAACGATTTGGTTTTACCTTTATCGATGCAGATTAATATAATTACCGACGCTACTAAAATTCAGGGCTTTTAAGCCAAGGACGTCACGTCATCCGTTGGTAAGACAAAGTTTAAACTTTTTTATATAAAATGGCTCTTTATTGCTCGAATCATTGTAGCAACCCGAAGATGGCATTAAGCCGCAACTGATGGGATAAAGAGCGATTCTAAAAAGGCTGATAATGAACGCAGCGATCGCAAGGCCCACTGGGATTAATCGTACATCGAAGCAACTCAGAGCGAGCATTGTATGAGCAGGTGATATCTCCGATTACCCAGCGCCCGTCCAACAGACTACACTCTGCCGGGGTATCGAACTTTTGAACGTAAAGAGCAATTTTGTGAAGCTGATAACGACCCGATTTGAGCAGATAGCGATGCCTACGTTCTAAAACCATATATGTTTGACCCTCGACTTCTAAATAGGCTCCAGGCTCAGGATTCCAGTCTAGATATAGATGACTCAGGGTAGAACGGGGATGGCTCAGAATGACTTCTGTAGGCAAAGGATTCAGCTTCATAACAAATTAATATCGACAGACCGCCAGAAAATTTGCATCAAATTCACGTCTATATACAGCAGTCCTATTTAAGTCCTAAGAAAAGTCATAAGAATACGTAGTGCGGTCATCTTGCCTGGGATTCAACGCAAGCAGGACGCTCACACTACGCAAAAATCTCACGACTGATTGAGGATTGCTATCGGTTATTGGCTCCGACAAATCGCTTCATCGGAGCCAATGCCCTAGTGTGCAGCCTGACGCTCTTTGGCTTCTTTGATCACCTCTTCTGCGATGTTACTGGGGCAAGGAGCATAGTGCGAGAACGACATTGAGAACTGTCCGCGCCCAGATGTCATGGTACGCAGATCGCCAATGTAGCCAAACATTTCGCTCAAAGGCACATCTGCCTTAATGCGTGCCCCCGTCTGATTTGTCTCCTGAGATTTCATCATCCCTCGGCGGCGGTTAAGATCGCCGATGATATCGCCCATGTAATCATCTGGTGCGAAGACATCAACATTCATGATTGGTTCGAGCAGCTGAGGCGCAGCCTTAGGAACAGACTGCCGATAAGCGGCTTTTGCAGCAATCTCAAACGCCATTGCTGACGAGTCCACCGGGTGGAAACCACCTTCAAGCAGAGTGAACTTCAAGTCCATGCAGGGGAACCCAGCCAATACACCGCGATCGACGCAGCTTTCAAAGCCTTTTTCCACTGCTGGCCAATACTCTCTCGGCACGGTACCACCTGTCACCTTTGACTCAAATTGGAAGCCGCTGCCTGGTTCACCCGGCTCAATTACATAGCCAATTTTGGCAAATTGACCAGAACCACCAGACTGCTTCTTGTGGACGTAGCTGTCTTCGAGGCGTTTCGTAATCGACTCGCGGTAGGCTACTTGAGGTTTACCCACCTCAACTTCAACCCCGTGGGTGCGCTTCAGAATGTCCACCTTGATGTCGAGATGTAGCTCACCCATCCCCTTGAGAATTGTTTCGCCGCTCTCCTCATCTGTCACCATATGGAAAGACGGGTCTTCTTGCACCATCTTAGTGAGCGCGGCGACCATCTTTTCTTCACCCCCCTTTTGCTTCGGTTTGACCGAAATGGAGATGACGGGTTCTGGAAAGACCATTGGCTCCAGCGTCGCGGGATTCTTGGGATCGCAGATGGTGTGTCCGGTTCGGATGTTCTTCATGCCGACGATTGCCACAATGTCACCCGCCTGAGCTGAGTCGATCTCTTCGCGAGAATTCGCATGCATCTCAACTAAACGGCTGACCCGCTCAGTCTTACCTGTCGCGGTGTTCAGTACGGTATCGCCTTTGGACAATGTCCCGGAGTACAAGCGCGTGAAGGTTAAAGCACCGAAGCGATCGTCCATGATCTTAAACGCGAGTGCCCGCAATGGTTTGTCTGGATCGACAAGCGCAAAGCTGCCTGTTTCATTCCCTTCCAGATCGATCTCTGGCTGCGGTTTGACCTCCATCGGGTTCGGCAGGTAGTCAACCACGGCATCCAGCACCAACTGTACGCCCTTATTCTTAAACGACGAGCCGCAGTAGGTCGGGAAAAACGCCAAGTCGCGAGTACCCTTGCGAATACAACGCTTAATATCCTCCATCGACGGCTCTTCCCCTTCGAGATACTGTTCCATCACAGCATCGTCCTGCTCAACGGCTAGCTCAATC
This genomic stretch from Coleofasciculus sp. FACHB-T130 harbors:
- the fusA gene encoding elongation factor G; the protein is MKDLTRYRNIGIFAHVDAGKTTTTERILKLTGKIHKIGEVHEGAATTDFMEQEQERGITIQSAATTCFWNDHQLNIIDTPGHVDFTIEVYRSLKVLDGGIGVFCGSGGVEPQSETNWRYANDSKVARIVYINKLDRTGADFYRVVKQVDQVLGAKPLVMVLPIGIEEQFCGVVDLLTRKAWVWDNSGDPMNYKIKDVPTDMVDQVETYREQLIELAVEQDDAVMEQYLEGEEPSMEDIKRCIRKGTRDLAFFPTYCGSSFKNKGVQLVLDAVVDYLPNPMEVKPQPEIDLEGNETGSFALVDPDKPLRALAFKIMDDRFGALTFTRLYSGTLSKGDTVLNTATGKTERVSRLVEMHANSREEIDSAQAGDIVAIVGMKNIRTGHTICDPKNPATLEPMVFPEPVISISVKPKQKGGEEKMVAALTKMVQEDPSFHMVTDEESGETILKGMGELHLDIKVDILKRTHGVEVEVGKPQVAYRESITKRLEDSYVHKKQSGGSGQFAKIGYVIEPGEPGSGFQFESKVTGGTVPREYWPAVEKGFESCVDRGVLAGFPCMDLKFTLLEGGFHPVDSSAMAFEIAAKAAYRQSVPKAAPQLLEPIMNVDVFAPDDYMGDIIGDLNRRRGMMKSQETNQTGARIKADVPLSEMFGYIGDLRTMTSGRGQFSMSFSHYAPCPSNIAEEVIKEAKERQAAH
- a CDS encoding DUF6464 family protein; the protein is MKLNPLPTEVILSHPRSTLSHLYLDWNPEPGAYLEVEGQTYMVLERRHRYLLKSGRYQLHKIALYVQKFDTPAECSLLDGRWVIGDITCSYNARSELLRCTINPSGPCDRCVHYQPF